From the genome of Podarcis muralis chromosome 3, rPodMur119.hap1.1, whole genome shotgun sequence:
cattagctaaagtggtgcttcaggttaagaacagtttcaggttaagaacggacctccggaacaaattaagttcttaacccgaggtaccactgtactattattaatTGGTTGCTTTTTCTTGCCAAAGACAACTCAAAGTGACTTGCAGAGAACAAAATCCcacataaatacatttaaatgaaAACAACGCACACACCCCTTTGAAATAATATGTAAAAAACACCCTGCGAGAGCCCATAGATAGCTTAAGGCCAAAGGGCTTGGAGAAGAGGATTGCTTTTGCCTGTTTCCTGAAGATCTGTAGTGAAGGTACCCAGTGAGgcgccctggggagagcatcccacaattggggagccaccacagaaaaggccccttcttacgttgccaccctctggacctctcatgaggAAGAAGAGCTTGGCTGACAGTTGCAGGGTCTGGGTTCATAGTCCTGAGCCGTTGAAGAGCTGCACATGGGGTGGGGTGCCCCCTTGCTGCCCCTCCGTGCTGGATGGGTTCCTGCCTGCTCCAGAGGGCCCGGCCCTTCACTTAGGGGCCCAGAGGCTGGGTTGGGCCCCAGGTAGCTGCAAGGGCCCTTCTCTGCCCGGCTGCGAGTGACGGCCCCTTCCCCTGCGCCAGGTACGAGGAGTACGTGGATCAACACTACAAGGACTATCTCAAGGACCAGGGCAAGGTGGACTCggtgagattgggggggggggatttcaaacGCACAGCCAGCCCCTCTTCTTCCCCGGGGGGCTCTGCATCCCACACATTCAGGTTGCAAATGGCTGTGAGCTTTCTCAAAGAGCCTCCTAAGGAACTGACCCCCAACCTGCCCCACATGTCCCTGGCGGTGGATTTTGAGACCTGCCATGGGAAGAGCTGCGTGGTTAACCAGCCAAGCCCAGGGTCAGGGCCTTCCAGGGGGTCTCCATGCCAGAACAAAAGGTGGCTTTGGGGAGGCTGCCCACCCACCAAGGCCCAGGCTGGTTTGGCCCATCTGGTCAGCGCTTCCTTTCCCCTCCGGCAGTTGGTGGGAGTTGATGTCATGGCTGCCCTCGACATGTACGTGGAGAGGGAGCAGTGGGAGAAGTGCCTGGAGACAGCTGCCAAGCAGGTATGGGGCAGAGACCCAGAggggtggatgggggggggggcttgccttCAGCAGCAAACCTGCCTCGGTTTCTCTTGCAGCCAAGAGCTCCCACCCAGCAATACTGCCGGTGTCTCCACCCGCTATTGTGGGGCAGGCAAGTTGCTGGGATGTGGGGCAAAGGCCCACAATCAAGGGGCTGGGAGAAGGCTCCCTCCTCTGGGCTGCAGGAGGCGCAGCCTCTGGCCTACAACTTCCCACACCACAGCAGCTGGGAGCCTGGGTCACTTGCAGGGAGGGGTTGGCCAGTCTGCCCCTTCTCCCAACCCCAGGAAAGGGGAAATGCTGAGCATGGGCCCCACCAGCCAAGAAGGGGCCTGGCCTCCACCCCTCGGAGCCCACCGtgcgtcctcctctcccccttgcAGAACTACAAGGTGCTGCACAAGTATGTGGCCCTCTATGCCACCCACCTCATCCGCGAAGGCTGCTGGGACAAAGCTCTGAGCCTCTACGTCCAGCACGGCGCTCCCTCCAATGCCCAGGTAAGTGGAGACCTGCGGTGGGctctgcctatgggaagcctggccGGGCAGCCCTTGGCCTGTGCCCATGCCAGGGTTGAGTCACAAGAGGCACAGGCAAAATGAAGCCTGCCCAACCCACGCAAGGGCAGGGCAGAGGGGGCTGGTGGCCTTTCTGGCTTCTCCTCTCGGTGGGGCAAAGGGGAGCTTGGCTGTGCCAGCCCAGGCTGCCATGGTCAGTGAAAGAGATCAAAATGACAGGTGGGTCCTGCAGCAGTGGGGCGGGCAAGGGGGCAGCCCCACCCAGGACAGGCGGTGCACCTGCCCCCCAGAGCAGAGACCCCCCACCAGGTCAGGGTCCCGTCTCAGTTGAGCTGCCCCCGCTGCCCCTCTcgctccttcctttcccctcagAACTTCAACATTTACAAGCGGCTTTTTGTGGAGATGGTGAATGTGCCTGGCATGAACTGCCCAGAGGCCTATCACAGCTGGGCCGACCTGCGAGATGTGCTCTTCAACCTGGtgagagcggcggcagcagctgcaAAAGTGCCTCAGGACAGGGGCTGGGATCTGGTTTGGGCTGGGGGGCAGATCCTGGGTCCCCCTCCCAGTTTAAGGTTCTCCACTGCGTCTTCGCTTGGGCTGAACCGCCTTCTGGGCCAAATGGGGACCTCTGTAGGCCTGCCAGATGGAGGTACCTCCCCTGCTGTGGGAGGCAGAAAATCCTGTACCAGAGTGATATAAATAAGGAGTTGgagagggacccctgagggtcatctagcccaaccccctgcaatgcccccactttgggcaaaagattcctgcacggcaggggttggactagatgacccttgtggtcccttccaaccctgcaattccatgattctgggAATGCAGCAGTTGCAGTTGCTGCTTGCATTTCTTGGCCCTCCCATGGAAGGCAGcaaagggctcccccccccccgactgcccTGCCTTGTGTGCCAAGCCCAGCGGTCCCTTCTCCCCACAGTGTGAGAATATTGTGAAGTCCAGCGAAGCAAACACACCGGCGCACGAGGAGTTTGAGACCATGCTGGTGGTGGCGCACTACTATGCCACGCGGTCAGCAGCCCAGAGCATCAAGCAGCTGGTGAGAGAACGAGAGAGGCCCAAAGAGCGGGGAGAAGGCCTTGCCCTCAGCTCTGGTTTTCTCCCATCCACACTTCCTCCTTCcccagaggaagagaggaaagagCCAGACTTTCAGCTGCTTCTCCTCCCATGAATATATCGTATATATGAAAAGAGGTTCACATCCTGTGCCGCAGCTCTCCCCtggcccagaatcctttgctccCGAGGGCCAGCGGCAGCCAGTTGGGTCCGGGGGACCTTCCTCCCAGGCGGGAGGCCAGTGGGGTGGGATCCGAGCGATGGGGAGGGAGGGTGACGACTGTCCCTTTGCCTTCAGGACACGGTGGCAGCCAAGCTCTCCATCGCCCTCTTGCGCCACACGGAGCTCATCCCCGCAGACAAGGCCTTCTATGAAGCCGGGTCGGCAGCCAAGGCAAGAGGCGGGAGAGGGGGCGCCTGGGTCCGGCGGGCAGCTGAAGCCAGGCTGGGGGAAGAGGCTGGGGATGGGGCTTTGGCCAGTCAGTCCCATCCTCCCCTGGGGGGCGCCAAGCCCAGTTGGGAACCTGAGAGACTGTTAATCTCCCACTGGCCTTTCCTTCCACCCTCTGAGCCACACAGCGGCCATTGGAGCCGGCCTCTCCTGGTCCCCTGTGCCCAAAGACCTCCCTCCAGAGCAGCCGCCAGGGCCCAGTGGCAGCACCCTAGCCGGAAAGGACCCTGGAGCAACTGCAGCTCCATTCAACTCCTCCACCCTCACCGATTCCCCCCCAGCGGGTGCTGTGGCAGGATGAGGACCCCCGCCTGCCCCCGGCACCCCCATTCTTACCCCCTGCCCAATCTCGAGGTTTCAGCGGCTGCTCGAGCGCTGCTGCTCTGAGGTGGCTCCTTCCCTCTGATCCGGCTGCCAGGCAAGGGTGGAGCCTGGGACCTCCAGCACAACCAGCTGGTGCCTCTCTGGTGCTTTGGGCTGCCCCCAATACCCCCTCTGCCCTCCCGACTGGCATCCCTCAGCTGGCAGCCAGAGCAGCCCCTCACGCCGCCCCCGTCTCCCTGCAGGGCGTTGGGTGGGAGAACATGGCCTTCATCTTCCTGAACCACTTTCTGGACCTGACAGACGTGAGTGTTTCCTTTGGAGGGGGCTGGGaatggggcttggggggggggatggccttGGTCAGAAAAAGCCCTTCCTGTGTCTGATCTGCCTAGGCGATTGAGGAGGGCTCTCTGGACGCCCTGGACCACTCCGACTTCCAGAACACAGACATCCCCTTTGAGGTGCCACTGCCTGCCAAGCAGCACGTCTCGGTGGGTGCCCAGCGACagccggggggagggagggggaaggaaggtgCTCCCTGGGGGGACACAGAGGGGAAGGCAGCCCCGCACCCCACCCTTGCCCTGCGGCCTGCCTGCATCTGAGAGGCCCTTGCACTCCCCCCCCATGGCAGGAGGAGCAGCGTGAGGAGACCCGCGACTGGGTCCTGACCGTCTCCATGGACCAGCGGCTGGAGCAGGTCCTGCCCCGCGACGAGCGCGACACCTACGAGGCCTCTCTGGTGGCAGCCAGCACCGGCGTgcgctccctgccctgcctgatcACAGGTGAGGGGAACAGGACCCTCGCAGGGGACCCTGGGGGCCACCCAGCCCTGCCCCCTGCAtcccagctggctggctggctggctgggggtggCCACTGCTGTGCCCCCGTCCTGTAAGAAGATCCTGTTGAATCAGGCCAAGGacccacttagtccagcatcctcttctcacaggagCCAAACAGATTCAAGCGCcagagcaacactctcccctcctgcaatttccatAAATTGGGATTCAGATGCATCcctgtctccagctgtggaggcagagcagagccattgtggctgggaGCCTTGGAGAGCctttttctcctccatgaatttgccccgtTCAGCTTAGTGGCCGcggctgcctcctgcaggagggagttccacacttTAACTATGCTCCACCTCCTGAATCTAACAATATTCAGCTCCACTGGGCGTCCACAAGTTCTGgtggtgtgagagagggagaaaaactttcctctgtcCCCCATGCCATGCATTATTTTATACCCAAATCATCTCTGCCTGCCTTCCATGCACTGAGAGATTAGCTGCTTGCACGTGTGTTTCCTTGAGCCTCAGTCGGGGTTGCTGGTCTTCTGCGAGTCTCTTGGGGAGGCCTCCCAGCCTGAGCCAGAGAGGGGGTCCACACCATCTCCATGCGCAGAgcccaggggcagcagctgccccTGCCCCAGCGGAGCTCCCAAGGGAGCTGCCTTTGTTGGGGGAGAGCTGCACCCCAGCCCAGCCTCCCCAACTGGTCTCATCTCCGTGCCCCTTGCCAGGCTACCCTGTGCTGCGGAACAAGGTGGAATTCAAGCGCCCCGGCAAAGAGGCCAACAAGGAGAGCTGGAACAAGTTCTTGATGGCGGTCAAGGTGAGAGGGAgagtggtgtggggggggggcctcGAGAGCCTGGCCTGGTCCCTACCTGCCCTGACTTTCCCGCCCTCTCCTGCAGGTGTCCCACAACCCCTCCTGCCAGGACGTGCTCAAGTTCATCAACCAGTGGTGCGGGGGGCTGCCCGGCACCAACTTCTCCTTCCAGTGACGCAGCCAGGACCAGACGCTGGACCCTTCCTCCTTTCTAATTAAATGTTATCGTTTCTACATCTCTCTTGCCATCTTTCTAACCAGCTGAAGGGAAGAACTGGAAGCAGCCAAAGCAACACTCAGAGGAAAAACATGGAGGGTTAGAGGGGTCACTCTGTCTGTCACCTGGAGAGAGTCCTGCTGAACCTGGGCTGGGCGGGGCAGGGATGTTGAAACCCCTTTGTCCACCCCAGCACCACTCTCAGGACTGAAACAGGCTCCCTCCCTCGCCAAAGGAGACCATCTTCCCCATCTGTGTGCATGTTGGTATACAAGAAGGGTGACCCTGTCTCTGGGCACAGATGGGGTGTTCTTCTCAGATAAGAAGCGCTGGGCCCAGTTGCCTGATGCCgtaagggaagcctgcaagcctTCTGCCCACTGGCACTTCCCAGCAGCTGGTTTTCAGCTGGTCTGGAGAATCATGCTTTTGGTGCCCCATCCATGGCTGACGTGTGACACTCCCCCACCCCGGCAAGGTTGGAAGGGGGTGGCCATGTGAGCCGCCTCTGGTCTGGGGCTTGTGGCGCAAGCAGCACTCAGAGCTGAGCAGCCCTAAAAGGAAGGTGGCAACTCTCATGCGGGTGCTCCAGGTACAGATGGGgccctctggggggggggggtgaagagcctGGGAGCATATGCCACTGCCAGAGCCCCAAGCGAGGGTGTTTGGGTCCCAGTGGGAGCAgcagagacgggggggggggtcatgtgaAGGAAAGGACTGTCCACTCTGAGTCTGCACAGTTTAATTCTGCCACAGCACTTGGATTCCGAGTTCTCAAAGTCCAGTACAACTGGCTGGGTGGGGGCCGGAGGGGCCCAGCTCTGGTCAAAGGGCCTCCTGGTGTGTGTGAAGCCACGTTCTGCTGGGCCATGGGGTTTGAGGCCGCCGGCCAGCCCCTGAGCAAAGGGACAGGTGACTTTCCCTCAGGAGACAAACCAATTCTCTCTAATCTGACGCCTGTCTCTGTGCTGCTCTCCTTGGAGTGACGGCTGCACCATGCCCCTTCTCCATCTGGGCATTGGGGGCAGTTTTGATGGCAAGTAGGTGCAAGTGCTGCTCTTCACAGTGCCAGGCTGGGTCACAGAGTCGCTCTGCAGCTACTCTGAAGGAGCACACAGCTGCACCGAGGAGCCCCAGCCACAGGAAGTATTACAATGTGGGGAGCAGGGAATTAGTATAGAAGaagcatctctctcccccccccccccttgcaaaggGGTGCCAGTTGAGCCAGGAGAAGATTCCTGCCTGGCTAGTAAAGTAGCGCTCtcctctgccttggtcagaccccacctggagtcttgtgtccagttctgggcaccacaatttaaggatattgacaagctggattgtgtgcagaggagggcgaccaagatgatcaagggtctggaaaccagcccTTAttaggaatggtggaaggaactggggatgtttagcctgaaagaggagatatgagagccatcttcagatatctgaacggCTGTCACacagaggatggagcaagctgcttttctcctgctccggagagtaggacctgaacccatggcttccagttacaagaatggagataatgactaaacatcaggaagaactttctgatggtaagagctgtttgacagtggagaatgggctacatttgaaggtggtGAACtcaccttccttggaagttttaaagcagaggttggatagccatccaTCAGGAattcttcagctgagattcctgcattgtagggggttggactagacaaccctcggggtcccttccaactctatcattctgtGTCTGGCCATCCCAGCACAGCCCATTATCATGGGCCTCTTGCAGCAAAAGTGGGGCAGGCTCTTTCTCCCCACTAAAGGCTGCACTCCTCTTCTTGCATGTCAACCAGGAGCTGGTGATGAGGGTCTCTTCCGGAGCTTTCCTCTGCCGCCTCCTTTGCTGGGGCAGCCTCCTGAAGCTGGAAAAGGAGCCCAAAGAGAAGCTTTTCAACTGCCCAGGGACCTGGGGCAAAGCAGGGAGCAAGAGGGCCCCCTGGGTGGCCTCCAGGGGTCGCTCTGCAAGTGCCGGGGTGGGGAggatgtggggagagggagaaaggtgCCCTCTTACCAGTGCCACTTTGTAGGAGGAGGGGCCGTGGcccgagagagagaaagacgcCACGCAGCACCAGGCGGACAAGCCAGCCTCCACCGCTGCCATCACCAAGGAAGGGAGCCAGAGGGCCAGGGCCGTGTCCtagggagggaagaggcaggcagagcAGGGTCAGCTGGGGAGCAGCCAAGATCTCATTAGAAGAATTGGTCAAATCTTTTGAAACTGAAAACATACAATTACTTTCTATAGATATTTGTTATTTACTAGTAAGTTTGAGATGCAGACTTTAAGAAACAATTGGAATAAAGAATTGGATGCTCCTATACTGTTTGatgggcgcaggtggcgctgtgggttaaaccacagagcctaggacttgccgatcagaaggtcggcagttcgaatccccacgatggggtgagctcccgttgctcggtccctgctcctgccaacctagcagttcgaaagcacgtcaaagtgcaagtagataaataggtaccgctccggcgggaaggtaaacggtgtttccgtgcgctgctctggttcgccagaagcggcttagtcatgctggccacatgacccggaagctggactccggctccctcggccaataaagtgagatgagcgtcacaaccccagagtggacctaatggtcaggggtcccttttacctttatactgtTTGATAGTGGGAAAGTGTTTAAGTTTCTGTAGCAAAGATATCGATGGATCTTGAATTACGACttatacaacagaaaataatattgaacTCCATACAATTTTTATACAAAAGGACTGTCTAATGCAGCTTTTTGTTGAAGATGTAATAAAGATAGCACTTCTTTGAAACATTTGTTCTTACTCCctaagttttgggagaaagtgctGGAGTGTATCAATATGACTGTGCAGAAAATAATGAAATTTTCAGAAGTATATATTCTTTTGAATTATATACCTGCTGCATGGAAGTtgaccaaaaaaaattaaaaccctaTGACCAAAAGACTGGTATGGATGAACATGAAGAATAAAGATCTGGTTCTCTTTAATCCAAGGAATGAAGACATGACATTCCTTGCCAAAGATGGTCAGATTGTGGAGAGATGCAGACTTTGGATAAATATATTGACATTTAGAATGAATTTATACATAACATAGCAGGTTATCCACAATCATATATGTATTAGGGCAATAACAGTACATTTGGAAGTGTAACATGCACatatattccttttttatttttctttgcactttttattctttttctcttttttcattttattttgtacaaCTGAAATTTTATTAATGCCAATTActgttaattgctttttaattactgcttcccccccccccccggtgttttTAGctataagccaccttgaatcTCTGTTAGGGGAAACTACGGGATGCAAATAAATACCAAGATAGTACCAGGCAGCAACTCACAAAGATGCGGGTGGTGTCGAAGGGACACTCGTCGCTCCTCACGGTGCGGGCGTCGGTCGCCAGAGCCGAGCGGTTGCAGCCGGCGAGCAGGAAGCGGCCTCCGTTGGCCACGGTGAGCGAGACGGCGAGCAGCAGCCCCGCGCAGCAGGCGCCCGACACCAGCGCGTTGAGCAGCGCCGCGGCCAGCAGCACCCAGCGCTGAGAAGGGAGGCGGAGGGAGGCAAGGGGTGAGCGAGCGCTGGGGGCCCCGAGCCCAGCCTGTGGCCCCCGCCCAGGGCGCCCTTTCCCCATGCAAGGCGCCGGTGCACCGGGAAAGGAGCCGCGCGGCGCCtggccccttctcctcctcctcctcctcctcctggcaggGCGCACTCACCAGCCAAGGCGGGGAGCGGCTCCGCGACACCAGGATGGCCACGACGCCGGCGGCGATGCTCTGCGGGAGAGACGGGGGACACGCGGTGGCTCTCGGCTGCTCCTGCCCCAAAGGAGCTGGCCTGCGCCCCCAGCCCGCCCCGCCGCCCCTCACTCACCAGCAGCCCCGAGACCACCGCGATCACGTTGGCCACCGCGTACTCGGAGGTGATGGTGCGCGCGGGGCGCGCCACGTGGCGCAGGACGGAGCCGTGCACGATGGCGCCCAGCACCAGGTTCAAGTGGCCCAGCACCACCAGCGAGATGCCGCTGCGCACCAGGCGCCGCGCGCGGGGTCCCGCATCTGCGGAGGGGatgggggcggagagagagagacgtgaggaggaggaggagcgcagCTCGGGATCAGAGTCCCCCTGGGCTGCGGGGGATCCCCGCGCCCGAGCCAGCACGCGCAAAGGCCTCCTCAAGGGGCCCCTGCGGCGGAGATGGGGCGATGCTGCAGCCCCCTCGGAGCTGAAACTCCTCTTTTCGGGGGTGGGACTTGGAGTGTATCCGCTTTTGCGGCCGCgggtgggggaaagagggggcTGCGAGGCCCAGCGCTCACCCATCCCGCTCCTCGCTGCGCTTCCGGCTCCTCCCGCAGGTGCGCGGGACCTTTGGCCCGCCAGGTGCGGCTCAGCTCCGGCTCCTGCCATCCCGGCCAGGGAGCCGGcttgctgggcctgatgggagttgtggttccgcgacacctggagggccaaaggtcccgcACACCTGGCCTGCCCGGGAAGCGGCAGGGGCCACAGAAaaagccttcctttcctcccagtGTTTTGGCTTCCTGGTTCATTCCACCGGCCACATTTTTTATCAGCAGCAGCGGGAACGGGAAAGCAGGTCGACAAGGAAGCACCTGAGAAGCAGCGACCTCCTCAGGAACAGAGCCGACCCCCGGCGCCGAGAGGCGGCCACTGCACCTCGCGAGGGAGGCCGCCAGCTGCtcctctgcttgcaaggcagccGCTGTGGCGCCGCAGAGCTGCAAGCAGGCCGTGGCTGGAAGCGGCCAGCGTCGCTTCAGAGGCCGCTGCTGACCTCTTGGGTCTGCTGTGCCTCAgagcagagcgggggggggggtcctcaggCCGGGCTGGGGAGCAAATATGGCCCCCAGGCCTCTTCCTGTGCCagactggctgctgctgctgctgctgctgcatccctcTCCCCTCTCTGGCCAGCTCTGCTTCCCCCTGGCTGGAATGGGTCCTTGAGCTGCAATTCTTGttcatttataaaagtatttctgaACTGCTAGATCATAAAACATCAGGGCACTTTACTATTGTGATGTTAGAACATGAAACAGTTATAAAATGATACAAAGAAGAATGCAGAGAATTGTGTGACTGGCTAAGACTCTCTATATAAAAAGGGGGCATCTGCTGAGGGAGGGTTCctttgcattgcagggagggAGGACCCCAAATGCCTAGAGGCCAGTGGGGTCTCTGGGACATTGCAGGGACCAGCAAGAGAACTGACTTCACCCTTgaataatgtctcttgcttgttgGCTGGAGAATCCTCTGACTTGCAAGGCTGAAAGCTGTACAAAAGCCACATCCATTGCCCTCCCCACCTTGGCCTTTAGCCCCGCCCAGGCcggcatgtgcccccccccccaggctgtcAATGACAGAATGCAGTTTCTGGTCTGAAACAGGTTCTCTCCTGCATttgtctggcaccagcttggctgcaggagttgcaggaaagaggcatacaagatgcTATTCAACCGTctcagggactccactctggatttgcatAAGGTCTACTCCTTAGTAACTTAAATAACAACTGAATTTCCTTCCCTTCTACCTGATTTAAGGAAGAAATGTACAGCGCCAACAGTTCTGCCCAGGATGACAGGGGCCAGCTAGCTTCTATCACCCAGTGTCCACCTTTTGATTAAAAGAGGATAAAGGTTTTTGGGTGATCGAGGGAAGGCGGAagtgctcaacacctactttgcctctgtcttcacccaaaaggaaagtgatgcccatcCTGGTGATaacggaatacagtggtacctcgggttaagaacgtaattcattctggaggtctgttcttaacctctgaaactgttcttaacctgagataccactttcactaattgggcctcctgccgcacgatttctgttctcatcctgaagcaaagttcttaacccgaggtcctatttctgggttagcggagtctgtaacctgaagcgtctgttacccgaggtaccactgtaaacggtgcaaggagggagctgcagcccaagataggaaaagagggggaaaggggacacTTGGAGACTTCAAATGAATTCCAGCCTCCAGGGCCtggtgagctgcacccaagggtgctgAAGAGACTTGCAGGTGTAATCTCAGAGCATCTGCCTTAGaaccttggagaacaggtgaggtccctggaggtgggcaaatgtcccCGTCTTCAAAAAGGGGGAGAAGATCCAGGCAACTACCGACCAGTCAGCTTGATCCTAGAACAGGTAAAGAAACAGTTGATTTGTGAGCCTGGAGAAGATTGAGAGGTTATGTCAGTAATCTTCACATCTGCCTCTGAGAGTGgctgattctccttccttggggtttttaagtagaggctgTGTGGGCATCTGCCATGGATTTTTCATTTGATTCCAACTCTCATGGAAATATAATGACATAGCACTATCAATGCACAGGAATAGCAATGTAGTAGGAGCCCTTCTGCAAATGACCATGGCAACATCTCAGTTAAAATGGTAACAAAGTAACAGATGTGCCTATTTATAGCAGTTCCTTTCACTTAGCTCCGTTTTATCAAGGAATCCATCAATTTATTGATGAAATATCACTTTTTACCAGTAAAACCTGAGCTGAAATAGTATGGAGAGCAAGATGTTCTTGATGAAACCTTTCCCAATAGCCTGGCTGAGTCCTTTCTGCTAATCCCACAGATCCTATAAATAGATAACGCACCCTGAGACCCGTGGCTATAGGACAATatataaattctattattattattattattattattattattattattattattattattattatttgcttgagACGCCGGATCCTCGCCAAGGAAAGCCCTTCCTGGACAGGAGCCCTCCAAGCCCGTTTCCGCAGTGGGATGGAGAGGTGAGAGGCCTCATCCCGCCCCGAGCGGCCCGCGGGCGCCTCCCGTGGAAGCCGAGGGGCCGGACGCTCTTCCCGGAGAGTCCGCACTGCGCACGCGCGCCGCCGCCCGGCCAGCCGGCGAGCTCCCTGCCCCGCCCTCTCCTGCGGGCGCACGCGCACTTCGCTCCCCGTCCGACGGACAGGCGCCAGGCGGAGCCAGTCCCGCGGCCAATCCGAAGGCGCTCCGGGGCTCGGCCCGCCCGTTCATTGGTCGGCGTCGGGTCCCGGCCCGCCTCGGCTGGCGTCGCTCCGTCCGCAGCGCGTGAGGCGCCGCGCGGCTCCGTCTGCTGCCCGTTGGCCCTCGCGAGCTGGAGACCGGCCCGCGCCCGGTGAGTGGGCGAGGGGGAGGGCGAGGGGGGCGGAGGGGCCAGGCCccgggagggggggggctccccTTCCCCGGTTGCCAAGGGGACGCCAGGCCCCGCCCGCCCAGGCCTCGCCCCGCCCCCCGGCTCCCCGCCGGCGCCTCAtttccctcccgcccccccccccgtccggtGCAGGTCGCCCCTCTCGGTCCCCGGCGATGTCCGAAGGCGAAGCCAAGCAGGCCGGACAcaacagcggaggaggaggcggaggcggctcCGACCCGAAggccgaggcggcggcggcgtctgGAGCGGCGGGGCCCGGCATGACCTCGCTGTCCCCtccgctggcggcggcggcgcaggaggaggaggaggaggaggaggagagcgaggACGAGTCGGAGATCCTGGAGGAGTCGCCGTGCGGGAGGTGGCAGAAGCGCCGCGAGGAGGTGAGGCGCGGATCTTCTCCCCGGGAGCCTCCCCAGCGCGGCTCCGGAAGCTGCCCCGGAAAGGCCCCGGGAGGAAGGAGCGGCCCCTGGGC
Proteins encoded in this window:
- the KRTCAP3 gene encoding keratinocyte-associated protein 3 isoform X1, whose product is MAGAGAEPHLAGQRSRAPAGGAGSAARSGMDAGPRARRLVRSGISLVVLGHLNLVLGAIVHGSVLRHVARPARTITSEYAVANVIAVVSGLLSIAAGVVAILVSRSRSPPWLRWVLLAAALLNALVSGACCAGLLLAVSLTVANGGRFLLAGCNRSALATDARTVRSDECPFDTTRIFDTALALWLPSLVMAAVEAGLSAWCCVASFSLSGHGPSSYKVALLQEAAPAKEAAEESSGRDPHHQLLVDMQEEECSL
- the KRTCAP3 gene encoding keratinocyte-associated protein 3 isoform X2, whose amino-acid sequence is MAGAGAEPHLAGQRSRAPAGGAGSAARSGMDAGPRARRLVRSGISLVVLGHLNLVLGAIVHGSVLRHVARPARTITSEYAVANVIAVVSGLLRWVLLAAALLNALVSGACCAGLLLAVSLTVANGGRFLLAGCNRSALATDARTVRSDECPFDTTRIFDTALALWLPSLVMAAVEAGLSAWCCVASFSLSGHGPSSYKVALLQEAAPAKEAAEESSGRDPHHQLLVDMQEEECSL